From Zingiber officinale cultivar Zhangliang chromosome 5B, Zo_v1.1, whole genome shotgun sequence, the proteins below share one genomic window:
- the LOC121986781 gene encoding U-box domain-containing protein 35-like, giving the protein MDSVSQSFPQAAVAVDKDKSSQGALKWALDNVAVRGQTLILIHVNTHAVSPDSIRREILTPFRCFCTRKDIKVMDMILEGTDVAKGVVEFISQSGINKLVVGASRGGFVRSFRNLDISVNIYKTVPDFCTAYVISKGKLSSVKNAIRPAPAVSPLRIQLQKQANADQPSQQEKKGTMIDLTCHLARLVSRTTEGGIHLSGDAAAATLKLSKEKESIRSPLTRGAYTYKSDVDLTSGSDISFVSSGRRSTDQVFPPRIYCLPDNDLAHSFESRLSPRKSVGVHSAMNGYSFSQESFASDASEYQEAEINRLKLELKQTMDMYNAACKEALLSKQKAKELHHSKMEGKQRLEIARLAEEAALVLVEKEKAKCKAALEAAEAAQRKAELEAHKRREVEIKAMKQSVDKNPSNSFVQTDARYRRYKIEEIEEATEYFAADKKVGEGGYGPVYKCYLDHTPVAVKVLRPDAAQGRSQFQHEVEILSCIRHPNMVLLLGACPEYGCLVYEYMANGSLEDRLFRRGNTPPIPWQYRFRIAAEIATCLLFLHQTKPEPLVHRDLKPANILLDQNYTSKISDVGLARLLPPSVADQVTQYRMTTTAGTFCYIDPEYQQTGMLGTRSDIYSFGILLLQLITAKPPMGLTHEVDRSIETGTFRQVLDPSIQNWPIDEALRFAKLALNCAELRRKDRPDLGTVVLPELNWLRAFGEENTQQFAVDNNVGTSSSHDRVSVQDIRSGPLHQQSGYQSSSQFSGSSIN; this is encoded by the exons ATGGACTCAGTTTCACAATCTTTTCCTCAAGCTGCAGTGGCCGTGGACAAGGATAAGAGCAGCCAAGGAGCCTTGAAATGGGCCCTCGATAATGTCGCAGTCAGGGGCCAAACCCTCATCCTCATTCACGTCAACACTCATGCCGTTTCAC CGGATAGCATACGCAGGGAAATACTTACTCCTTTTCGATGTTTCTGCACCAGAAAAGAT ATCAAAGTCATGGATATGATCTTGGAGGGCACTGACGTAGCTAAGGGCGTAGTGGAGTTCATCTCTCAGTCGGGGATCAACAAACTAGTCGTCGGAGCATCGAGAGGAGGCTTTGTGAG ATCATTCAGAAACTTGGACATCAGCGTCAACATTTACAAAACCGTGCCTGATTTCTGCACTGCTTATGTGATAAGCAAAGGCAAACTCTCCTCTGTTAAAAATGCGATCCGACCAGCTCCGGCCGTTTCGCCTTTGAGAATCCAGCTCCAGAAACAAGCCAACGCAGATCAACCAAGTCAACAGGAGAAGAAAGGTACGATGATCGACTTAACTTGTCATTTGGCTCGACTAGTTTCACGAACAACTGAAGGAGGCATACATTTGTCAGGTGATGCTGCAGCTGCGACTCTCAAactgagtaaagaaaaagaatcAATCAG GTCACCGTTGACGAGAGGGGCCTATACATATAAGTCTGATGTAGATTTGACGTCGGGCAGTGACATATCGTTTGTAAGCAGTGGGAGGAGGAGCACTGATCAGGTCTTCCCTCCGAGGATCTATTGCCTGCCTGACAACGACCTTGCTCACAGCTTCGAGTCTCGACTATCGCCTCGCAAGTCTGTGGGTGTTCATTCCGCTATGAACGGGTACTCTTTTTCTCAGGAGAGCTTTGCATCTGACGCATCG GAATATCAAGAAGCAGAGATAAATAGACTGAAACTGGAACTCAAGCAGACAATGGATATGTACAACGCAGCTTGCAAGGAAGCGCTTCTGTCTAAACAGAAGGCAAAGGAGCTCCATCACTCGAAGATGGAGGGGAAACAGAGACTCGAAATCGCCCGACTCGCGGAAGAAGCCGCCTTGGTTCTGGTAGAGAAGGAGAAAGCAAAGTGCAAGGCAGCATTGGAAGCAGCCGAAGCAGCCCAAAGGAAGGCTGAACTTGAAGCGCATAAAAGGAGAGAAGTGGAGATAAAGGCCATGAAACAATCCGTCGACAAGAATCCCTCGAATTCGTTTGTGCAAACGGATGCGAGGTATAGGAGATACAAGATCGAGGAGATCGAGGAAGCCACAGAGTACTTTGCGGCGGACAAAAAGGTTGGAGAAGGAGGGTACGGTCCCGTCTACAAATGCTATCTCGATCACACGCCTGTTGCCGTCAAGGTACTGCGACCGGATGCGGCCCAGGGGAGGTCTCAGTTTCAGCACGAGGTTGAGATTCTTAGTTGCATCCGGCACCCAAACATGGTCCTCCTCCTCGGTGCTTGCCCGGAGTACGGTTGCCTAGTGTACGAGTACATGGCGAATGGGAGCTTAGAGGATCGCTTATTCCGGCGGGGGAACACGCCGCCCATTCCCTGGCAATATCGGTTCCGCATCGCCGCAGAGATCGCCACGTGCCTTCTCTTCCTCCACCAAACGAAGCCGGAGCCTCTGGTTCACAGGGACTTGAAGCCTGCAAACATCCTGCTCGATCAGAACTACACCAGCAAGATAAGCGACGTCGGCCTGGCCCGCCTTCTCCCGCCCTCCGTGGCAGACCAAGTCACTCAGTACCGCATGACGACGACGGCCGGGACGTTTTGCTACATCGACCCGGAGTACCAGCAGACGGGCATGCTCGGCACCAGGTCTGACATTTACTCATTTGGAATCCTGCTGCTGCAACTGATCACTGCGAAGCCTCCCATGGGGCTGACCCATGAAGTGGACCGCTCGATCGAGACGGGAACGTTTCGACAGGTGTTGGATCCCTCCATCCAAAATTGGCCGATCGATGAAGCTTTACGGTTCGCCAAGTTAGCACTCAACTGCGCAGAGCTGAGAAGGAAAGACCGGCCGGACCTAGGAACAGTCGTATTGCCAGAGCTCAATTGGCTGAGAGCTTTTGGGGAAGAAAACACGCAGCAATTCGCAGTGGATAACAACGTCGGCACCTCATCGTCACACGATCGAGTTTCTGTGCAG GATATCAGGAGTGGCCCTTTGCATCAGCAATCAGGATATCAGAGCTCCAGCCAATTTAGCGGATCGTCGATCAACTGA